From the unidentified bacterial endosymbiont genome, one window contains:
- the btsR gene encoding two-component system response regulator BtsR: MLKVLIVDDEPLARENLRVLLQEQRDIEVAGECENAVEAIGAVHKLRPDVLFLDIQMPRISGLEMVGMLDPEHRPWIVFLTAYDEYAVKAFEENAFDYLLKPIEEPRLEKTLARLRQERTVQDVSRLPENQQPLKFIPCTGHSRIYLLQMDDVAFVSSRLSGVFVTSAQGNEGFTELTLRTLESRTPLVRCHRQYLVNMAHLKEIRLEDNGQAELVLRAGQTVPVSRRYLKSLKEAIGL; this comes from the coding sequence ATGCTGAAAGTGCTGATTGTTGACGATGAGCCGCTGGCCCGGGAAAACCTGCGCGTGCTGTTGCAGGAACAACGTGATATCGAGGTGGCAGGCGAATGTGAAAATGCCGTTGAGGCGATTGGCGCGGTGCACAAGCTCCGCCCGGACGTGCTGTTTCTTGATATCCAGATGCCGCGCATCAGTGGGCTGGAGATGGTCGGGATGCTCGACCCGGAACATCGTCCCTGGATCGTTTTTCTGACGGCGTACGACGAATATGCGGTCAAAGCCTTCGAAGAGAACGCCTTTGATTATCTGCTAAAGCCGATTGAAGAGCCGCGGCTGGAAAAGACGCTCGCCCGTTTACGTCAGGAGCGAACGGTACAGGATGTCTCCCGCTTGCCGGAAAACCAGCAGCCGCTGAAATTTATCCCCTGCACCGGTCACAGCCGAATTTATCTTCTGCAAATGGATGATGTGGCTTTTGTCAGTAGCCGCCTGAGCGGGGTATTTGTCACCAGTGCGCAAGGTAACGAAGGCTTTACCGAGCTGACGCTGCGCACGCTGGAGAGCCGCACGCCGCTTGTCCGCTGCCATCGTCAGTATCTGGTGAACATGGCGCACCTGAAAGAGATCCGCCTGGAAGATAATGGCCAGGCCGAGCTGGTGCTGCGTGCCGGACAGACGGTGCCCGTTAGCCGTCGTTATCTGAAGAGTTTGAAAGAGGCGATTGGCCTGTAA